One part of the Mariniflexile litorale genome encodes these proteins:
- a CDS encoding sigma-70 family RNA polymerase sigma factor, translating to MNKELEHNFVELLETHQNIIHKVCRLYTNNYDAHNDLFQEITIQLWKAFPKFRGDAKFSTWMYRVGLNTAITLYRKSKRTINTQDFQGVEFKITAQAYDDTEEEQLKVLYKAVHQLNDIEKALVFLYLEDKDYREISETIGISEVNARVKMSRIKTKLKTILNP from the coding sequence TTGAATAAAGAACTTGAACATAATTTTGTTGAATTGCTAGAAACGCATCAAAACATCATACACAAGGTATGCCGTTTATACACCAATAATTATGATGCGCATAACGATTTATTCCAAGAAATAACCATACAACTTTGGAAAGCATTCCCTAAGTTTCGTGGCGATGCTAAGTTTAGCACCTGGATGTATCGCGTGGGATTAAACACCGCTATTACGCTTTATCGAAAATCAAAGCGTACTATAAATACTCAAGATTTTCAAGGTGTAGAATTTAAAATAACAGCTCAAGCTTATGACGACACCGAAGAAGAACAACTTAAAGTATTATATAAAGCAGTACATCAACTAAACGATATTGAAAAAGCTCTTGTATTTTTATATTTAGAAGATAAAGATTATAGAGAAATAAGCGAAACCATAGGTATTAGTGAAGTGAATGCCAGAGTGAAAATGAGCCGAATAAAAACAAAACTAAAAACCATACTAAATCCCTAA